A DNA window from Paenibacillus sp. HWE-109 contains the following coding sequences:
- a CDS encoding sensor histidine kinase, whose product MFRLKQWIPKKLKYRLFFAFLLLIVAPFTFLQIYNYNKMENTIINRLHKQNQTQVNLLKSNLEDIRFAMLQRYLELEKDEELTVLLTLADSNPERDEKIMGRIAASSSKLVPQNEFVSYTLQDMKGKSFKFPLSNLQQERDLDMPSVFANLEEKDMLSTWKINSIGFRGGALSLYAILQTRSGDPYARIRLTFDVETWLQRSTKNLLIQGEAFIMDSSGVVVVQTNQGMQLPPTINNNTIRSDSSVHTSKDMKIINSSPIPSLQWTMISMVSMESYIGDISAIKRSIFATFGLFVLLFIGMTFVISSAMTRPLQVLQMKMSEMVRKNFNTLLPEHKYVGESLELVKTFNNLVKDIRSLIQRLRVEERQKEAVRFQMLVSQMNPHFLLNTLNMIKFQAMDKDQKEISEVCVALGKLLEQSLCSEKELIFLKDELELLHAYIYIQSIRYEDMFAIQLEVETQLDYVLVPQLTLQPLVENAILHGMMYRSSGGLIQISIFCRENKLVVEVADNGMNPDSSLNRNDRKRKGIGLANLKERLELLFRQEGKLELVPLLPGMLVRIEFPLLISNPYRGEAL is encoded by the coding sequence GTGTTTCGATTAAAACAATGGATACCTAAAAAATTGAAATACCGGCTATTCTTTGCCTTTCTATTACTCATTGTGGCACCGTTTACATTTTTGCAAATTTACAATTACAACAAAATGGAAAATACGATTATAAACCGACTACATAAACAGAATCAGACACAGGTTAATCTGTTGAAAAGTAATTTGGAGGATATACGCTTTGCCATGCTTCAACGCTATTTGGAGCTCGAGAAGGATGAGGAGTTGACGGTGTTGTTAACTTTGGCTGATTCGAACCCAGAACGAGATGAGAAAATTATGGGGCGGATTGCTGCAAGCAGCAGTAAATTGGTACCACAGAATGAGTTTGTCAGTTATACTCTACAGGATATGAAAGGCAAGTCTTTCAAGTTTCCTTTGTCAAATCTCCAACAGGAGAGGGATTTGGATATGCCTTCTGTTTTCGCTAACCTTGAGGAAAAAGACATGCTATCCACATGGAAAATTAATTCAATTGGCTTTAGAGGAGGCGCCCTCTCCCTGTACGCCATTCTTCAAACGCGGTCCGGTGACCCGTATGCTAGAATTCGGCTAACTTTTGATGTGGAAACCTGGCTCCAGCGTTCTACTAAAAACTTACTGATACAAGGAGAAGCTTTCATTATGGATTCATCGGGCGTTGTTGTGGTTCAAACCAACCAGGGCATGCAGCTCCCTCCAACTATAAATAATAATACTATACGATCCGACTCCTCTGTGCATACATCAAAGGATATGAAAATCATCAATTCCTCTCCAATCCCTAGCCTGCAATGGACCATGATTAGTATGGTCTCCATGGAATCCTATATAGGGGATATTAGCGCAATTAAACGTTCCATCTTTGCCACTTTTGGTTTATTCGTTCTCCTTTTTATTGGGATGACGTTTGTAATTTCCTCAGCTATGACTAGACCTCTGCAAGTTCTTCAGATGAAAATGAGTGAGATGGTTCGTAAAAACTTTAATACACTTCTTCCTGAGCATAAATATGTAGGAGAATCGCTTGAATTGGTCAAGACGTTTAACAACCTGGTCAAAGATATTCGATCGTTGATTCAGCGTCTTAGAGTGGAAGAGCGTCAGAAAGAAGCCGTTCGTTTCCAGATGCTCGTATCCCAAATGAACCCTCACTTTTTATTAAATACGTTAAATATGATTAAGTTTCAGGCAATGGATAAAGATCAAAAAGAAATTAGTGAAGTTTGCGTGGCACTGGGGAAACTCCTAGAACAAAGCCTCTGTTCAGAGAAGGAACTCATTTTCCTCAAAGACGAGTTGGAATTACTTCATGCTTATATCTATATTCAATCTATACGTTATGAAGATATGTTTGCCATTCAACTAGAGGTGGAAACGCAATTGGACTACGTGCTTGTTCCTCAATTGACGCTGCAGCCATTAGTAGAAAACGCCATCTTGCATGGCATGATGTACAGGAGCAGTGGGGGGCTTATTCAAATTTCTATTTTCTGCAGAGAGAATAAGCTCGTCGTGGAGGTTGCGGATAATGGTATGAATCCAGATTCATCCTTAAATCGTAATGACAGGAAGCGAAAAGGAATTGGCCTGGCTAACTTGAAGGAGCGTTTGGAATTGTTGTTCCGGCAAGAAGGGAAGCTTGAGCTCGTTCCGCTTCTACCAGGGATGCTTGTTAGAATTGAATTTCCTCTATTAATATCCAACCCTTATCGAGGAGAAGCTCTATGA
- a CDS encoding response regulator transcription factor, with protein sequence MMRTVLLVEDEPFVRRTLLKQVNWEAIGYQVIGESGNGREALQMLLSRKPDIVITDIMMPEMNGTELLKRAREEGVDSKFIMLTCMNDFEYARQAIEFGASSYILKLSMSIPELEQKLVKLRVELDEKEQYNKIKEQENIAVVQSVYQKVWKNIVNGKEVTDGSLDLEIERFYPYVQIWASASRQAEFPAAAVDTEVHRFLDEFQESRFYWHPAPIQIASATNYPNLVSSSLVPTIEWGQAWKKLRGALLEAWYADETPYIEPDSMLADLRWEEEKALLLLLDHGKWSEFRRVLAGRWGLYARARTDYHHVKKAGLVIIGMYQKQFSEASVDQEIVYRASTHAELLRMLDETLETCLTLKRAASVVYTSNRDVNRIIDYIHLNYSEEITLKSLAEYVSFDPHYVSALFKKKKGATIINYIQQYRVEQAKRLLKDTMLSITEVGERVGFENDNYFIKIFKRFVNMTPNQYRQSR encoded by the coding sequence ATGATGAGAACGGTACTTCTGGTCGAGGATGAGCCTTTTGTTAGACGTACATTGCTAAAGCAAGTGAACTGGGAAGCTATCGGTTACCAAGTGATTGGTGAGAGTGGCAATGGGCGTGAAGCGCTTCAAATGCTTCTTTCTCGAAAACCTGACATTGTTATCACCGACATTATGATGCCGGAGATGAACGGGACGGAACTTTTAAAACGAGCGCGGGAAGAAGGGGTGGACTCCAAATTCATTATGCTAACCTGCATGAATGATTTTGAGTACGCGCGTCAAGCGATTGAATTTGGTGCATCGAGCTATATATTAAAGCTGTCCATGAGTATTCCGGAGTTGGAGCAGAAACTTGTGAAACTACGTGTCGAACTGGACGAGAAGGAGCAATACAATAAAATTAAGGAGCAGGAAAATATAGCAGTTGTCCAATCTGTGTATCAGAAGGTTTGGAAGAATATCGTCAACGGTAAAGAAGTGACAGATGGTTCGTTAGATCTTGAAATTGAGCGGTTCTATCCTTACGTGCAAATTTGGGCGAGTGCTTCCAGACAAGCTGAATTTCCTGCTGCCGCTGTGGACACTGAGGTTCATCGATTTTTGGATGAGTTTCAGGAGAGCAGGTTTTACTGGCACCCGGCACCTATTCAGATAGCAAGTGCAACGAACTACCCAAATTTGGTTAGCAGCAGTCTTGTACCAACAATAGAGTGGGGGCAGGCATGGAAAAAGTTGAGAGGAGCCCTGCTCGAGGCATGGTATGCAGATGAGACTCCATATATCGAACCGGACAGTATGCTTGCTGATCTTCGTTGGGAGGAAGAGAAGGCATTGCTTCTTCTGCTAGATCATGGCAAGTGGAGTGAATTTCGCAGAGTGCTTGCTGGCAGATGGGGACTTTATGCGAGGGCACGGACCGACTACCATCATGTAAAAAAAGCGGGACTAGTCATTATAGGCATGTACCAAAAACAATTTTCAGAGGCTTCAGTAGACCAAGAAATCGTCTATAGAGCATCTACCCATGCTGAATTGTTGCGAATGTTGGACGAGACACTAGAAACCTGTTTGACTTTGAAGCGGGCAGCATCTGTAGTGTATACATCGAATCGGGATGTAAATAGAATAATAGATTATATTCATCTTAATTACAGCGAGGAAATCACGCTTAAAAGCTTGGCGGAGTACGTGTCGTTTGATCCTCATTATGTAAGTGCATTATTCAAGAAGAAAAAAGGTGCAACCATTATCAACTATATCCAACAATATAGGGTGGAGCAAGCCAAGCGACTTTTGAAAGATACCATGCTGTCCATCACCGAGGTTGGTGAACGAGTAGGATTCGAAAATGACAATTATTTCATAAAAATATTTAAGAGGTTCGTCAACATGACGCCAAATCAATACCGTCAATCAAGATGA
- a CDS encoding ABC transporter permease: MKAVLENYRENIKIKKKNSILHSLKRDSLLYLLLLLPMAYILIFRYAPIYGVLMAFQDYNIFEGISGSEWVGLDVFKFIFEQNSFYRALTNTLVLNLLDLVAGFPAPIILAILLSEIRYVRFKKVTQTILYLPHFLSWVIIGGMVYLLFSSGGMANTVLSSIGIGKMEFLSQKTNWLIMYVAIGIWQSVGWGTIIYLASIIGINKELYEAADIDGCSRLRKIWHITLPGIKPTIIILLILQIGRMLSIGFDRPFVMGNSLVSEYSDVISTYVYRIGIGSGDFSQATAVGLFQSVVGLIFLVAANYIAKRIGEQGIW, from the coding sequence ATGAAAGCGGTTTTAGAAAACTATAGAGAGAATATCAAAATTAAGAAAAAGAACAGTATTCTACATAGCTTAAAAAGAGATTCACTCCTATATCTCCTCTTACTGTTGCCAATGGCGTATATCCTCATATTTCGATATGCACCCATCTATGGCGTGTTGATGGCCTTTCAGGATTATAACATTTTTGAGGGAATTAGCGGCAGTGAGTGGGTTGGGCTTGATGTCTTCAAATTCATTTTCGAACAAAATAGTTTTTACCGTGCGCTTACCAATACGCTTGTGTTGAACCTTCTGGATTTGGTAGCGGGGTTCCCTGCACCCATCATCCTTGCCATATTGTTGAGTGAAATCCGGTATGTTCGATTTAAAAAAGTGACCCAAACGATTTTATATTTACCGCACTTCTTATCCTGGGTCATTATTGGCGGTATGGTGTACCTGCTATTTTCCTCAGGTGGGATGGCGAATACAGTCTTATCAAGCATCGGGATTGGAAAAATGGAGTTCCTTTCGCAAAAAACGAATTGGTTGATCATGTATGTAGCTATTGGGATATGGCAAAGCGTAGGATGGGGTACCATTATCTATTTGGCTTCCATCATTGGCATCAATAAGGAGTTGTATGAGGCGGCTGATATCGATGGATGCAGCAGGCTTCGTAAAATATGGCACATTACTTTGCCTGGTATTAAACCTACGATTATTATTTTGCTAATTTTACAAATCGGCAGGATGCTCTCGATCGGGTTTGATCGGCCATTTGTGATGGGGAATTCACTGGTAAGTGAGTACTCCGATGTGATCAGTACCTATGTATATCGGATTGGCATTGGATCTGGCGATTTTTCGCAGGCAACAGCCGTGGGACTGTTTCAATCGGTTGTAGGGTTAATCTTTTTAGTGGCAGCCAATTACATTGCCAAAAGAATTGGTGAGCAGGGAATTTGGTAA
- a CDS encoding carbohydrate ABC transporter permease, producing the protein MSRKKRINFTDISIVLFITAVSITCLVPFLYMISLSFSSNEAIISQKVTLWPVGFTLETYKTILSDVEMIYTLGYTIVLTIVYTLVCMFLTICAAYPLTKQRLKGRSFILTVLVFTMYFSGGLIPSYMLVKNLDMMNTMWSLILPGAMSVFNLIILKTFFASLPESLEESASIDGCNELGILVRIVLPLSLPSIATLSLFYAVDRWNGFQDALFYITNKNLYPMQLKLYQIITANQQLDTQQGEGSIGAYIVPESLKAASVMFATVPILVVYPKLQKYFVDGVMTGAIKG; encoded by the coding sequence TTGAGTAGAAAAAAAAGAATTAATTTCACCGATATAAGTATTGTTTTATTCATAACTGCTGTATCAATTACCTGTTTAGTTCCATTTTTATATATGATATCGCTTTCTTTTAGCTCGAATGAGGCAATTATTTCTCAGAAGGTCACACTTTGGCCGGTAGGCTTTACCCTTGAAACATACAAAACGATTCTAAGCGATGTTGAAATGATTTATACACTTGGGTACACGATTGTGCTGACCATTGTCTATACACTAGTTTGTATGTTTTTAACGATTTGCGCAGCATATCCCCTTACAAAGCAAAGGTTAAAGGGAAGAAGCTTTATTTTAACAGTTCTGGTATTCACCATGTATTTTAGTGGAGGTTTAATACCTAGTTATATGCTTGTGAAAAATCTGGATATGATGAATACGATGTGGAGCTTAATTCTGCCAGGCGCTATGAGTGTTTTCAATTTAATCATCCTAAAAACTTTTTTTGCATCACTTCCGGAAAGCTTGGAAGAGTCGGCCTCGATTGACGGTTGTAATGAACTGGGGATCCTCGTACGAATTGTTCTTCCGTTATCTTTGCCTTCTATAGCAACGTTAAGCCTCTTTTACGCGGTGGACAGATGGAACGGTTTTCAGGATGCGCTTTTTTATATCACTAATAAGAATCTGTATCCGATGCAATTAAAGCTGTACCAAATCATCACGGCGAACCAACAGCTAGATACCCAGCAAGGTGAAGGCAGTATTGGAGCTTATATTGTTCCGGAGTCACTGAAAGCTGCAAGTGTTATGTTTGCAACCGTTCCAATCTTAGTTGTTTACCCGAAACTTCAAAAATATTTTGTGGATGGCGTCATGACGGGGGCAATTAAGGGATAA
- a CDS encoding extracellular solute-binding protein — protein MISIENDKREVIKMKMKKMLALLPVSALLLGALAGCGSDSNKVSQSASPAASTAAATPSGPPVTLTVEVFDRGVQGQPDLNNNTWTRYINDNFGKQNNAIVKFVLVPRSQEIDKLNVLMAAGEAPDISFTYDSPTVSRYAKVNGIVQLNDLLAKHGKELTNYLGKTVLSYGLFDGKQMAIPSKRTSLAWNGMFIRKDWLDKLGMPVPTTRDELYNTLVAFRDKNPGGVNGVIPWGLAATGLNYNYGNLGESFWGKQSEEEFVTAPFSWLRPGNKDALKFLNKLYNEKLISPDFALDKTAKQADADLTNGKIGFFSANWDYPLRQNISQPLKANVPTANYVPIDIFQNYEGKYKKIAYNENGVNVIIPKTSKNAELAIKYLNWMADPKNLFFLQYGQEGINHKMVNGIPQLINQTGDNMQPSYLNLDYTLVVNGVELGDPQKNIKALAASAPGLEDVAEKSYKINTTDTYTSFFFDTPNESNIKFGKTLGDMNKLMTDKLIVCKPSEFDALYDKLVAEYLAAGGQAVTDENVKIYKAMQANKK, from the coding sequence ATGATTTCAATTGAAAATGATAAAAGAGAGGTCATAAAAATGAAAATGAAAAAAATGTTGGCTTTACTACCGGTTTCGGCACTACTACTAGGTGCTTTGGCAGGATGTGGAAGCGATAGTAATAAAGTAAGCCAATCGGCATCACCAGCAGCTTCAACTGCCGCTGCAACACCATCAGGTCCCCCGGTTACCCTAACGGTTGAAGTATTTGACAGAGGCGTACAAGGACAGCCAGATCTGAACAATAATACGTGGACCAGGTATATCAATGATAATTTTGGTAAACAGAATAATGCGATTGTGAAATTTGTTCTGGTACCTAGATCTCAAGAAATTGACAAGCTTAATGTATTGATGGCAGCAGGTGAGGCACCTGATATCTCATTCACATATGACAGCCCAACCGTATCCAGATATGCCAAAGTGAATGGTATTGTTCAATTGAATGATTTATTGGCTAAGCATGGCAAAGAATTAACGAATTATTTGGGTAAGACCGTTCTTTCTTATGGACTGTTTGATGGAAAACAGATGGCAATTCCTTCCAAAAGAACTTCACTGGCATGGAATGGTATGTTTATTAGAAAGGATTGGCTCGATAAATTAGGGATGCCTGTTCCTACGACGAGGGATGAATTATATAATACTTTAGTGGCATTCCGAGATAAAAATCCGGGAGGCGTGAATGGCGTTATCCCGTGGGGATTAGCTGCAACTGGTTTGAATTATAACTACGGAAATTTAGGCGAATCTTTCTGGGGGAAACAGTCGGAGGAAGAATTTGTTACTGCTCCGTTCAGCTGGTTAAGACCTGGAAACAAGGATGCGCTGAAGTTTCTGAACAAGCTCTACAATGAAAAACTAATCAGCCCTGATTTTGCATTAGACAAAACAGCCAAGCAAGCGGATGCTGATCTAACAAACGGAAAAATCGGATTTTTCAGTGCAAACTGGGATTATCCATTAAGACAAAATATCAGTCAGCCATTAAAAGCAAATGTGCCTACCGCAAACTATGTCCCCATTGACATTTTTCAAAATTACGAAGGTAAATATAAGAAAATCGCCTATAACGAAAATGGCGTCAATGTCATAATTCCGAAGACCAGTAAGAATGCAGAGTTGGCTATTAAATACTTAAACTGGATGGCCGACCCGAAAAACTTATTTTTCCTTCAATATGGTCAAGAAGGAATTAACCACAAGATGGTGAATGGGATTCCGCAGCTTATTAATCAAACAGGGGACAATATGCAACCGAGTTATCTAAATCTTGATTATACATTGGTTGTAAATGGTGTGGAGCTTGGCGACCCTCAGAAAAATATTAAGGCTTTAGCTGCTTCGGCTCCTGGACTTGAAGATGTTGCAGAAAAATCATACAAAATCAATACGACGGATACGTACACCAGTTTCTTCTTTGATACGCCAAATGAGTCCAATATTAAGTTTGGCAAAACACTTGGGGATATGAACAAACTAATGACGGATAAACTGATCGTCTGTAAGCCTTCAGAATTTGATGCTTTGTATGATAAGTTGGTTGCAGAATACCTGGCAGCAGGCGGGCAGGCAGTTACGGATGAAAATGTGAAAATCTACAAGGCAATGCAAGCAAATAAGAAGTAA
- a CDS encoding family 43 glycosylhydrolase, whose translation MGKIKQSNLVLVCLSIVICLFVSLPGLAYAAPIHSGPQFVDGYYADPDVQIYNGTYWVYPTRATQVGESGTGAKSVDIFSSTDMVNWTKYSNVISSANISWLQHSLWAPSGAYRDGKYYIYFAANAINGDGQLGGIGVAVADNPQGPYTDAIGAPLINVVRNGAGPMDQDVFIDDDGQAYMYYGSWGECNVVKLNADMKSLGTWPDGTVYKKVTPTKTGDNDYFEAPKVFKRNGIYYMTYAAGVWADSTYKVMYATSTSVTGPFVPKGIMLHTDSTTADGPGHNGIVQSPTTNEWYIVYHKRYLSSSQRVLAFDKFEFNADNTIIPVEMAVEDNFDDGNDTGWTKYGGTWTVSGGQYHIASNPGAKALLDTNFSDLIYEADVTPGSTGNAGLVFRVSNPGTGSDAYQGYYAGLDVPNQKVLIGKANNNWTSLATATMSLTANTKYHVKIVAQDEFIKVYVGDMTTPKISVTDSTHIGGKVGVRTFDSTAKFDNISVQSSQYETENLSISATSGDKHANFGNGSGPDLNLSGGYGTALEADAVNDYVTYTVNVPEARSYSVRVGVKKGPNRGQFQLSVNDVNHGSVQDLYATGLNYAELNVANITFSSAGNKSFKFNIAGKNGSSSAYHLLLDYIKLVPN comes from the coding sequence ATGGGAAAAATCAAACAATCTAATTTGGTATTAGTATGCCTTTCAATTGTCATTTGCTTGTTTGTATCTTTGCCGGGACTAGCTTATGCAGCTCCGATTCATTCTGGTCCACAATTTGTGGATGGCTATTATGCAGACCCTGATGTACAGATTTATAATGGCACATATTGGGTGTATCCGACGCGTGCGACTCAAGTTGGTGAATCCGGCACTGGCGCAAAATCGGTGGACATCTTCTCTTCAACGGACATGGTCAATTGGACAAAATACTCTAATGTCATAAGTTCGGCCAATATATCATGGTTGCAACATTCGTTGTGGGCACCGAGCGGGGCTTATCGTGATGGAAAATATTACATCTATTTTGCTGCTAACGCAATCAACGGCGATGGACAATTAGGCGGAATAGGCGTTGCAGTGGCTGATAATCCACAAGGTCCATATACCGATGCGATTGGCGCACCCCTTATCAATGTTGTAAGAAATGGCGCAGGTCCGATGGATCAGGATGTATTTATTGATGATGACGGTCAGGCGTATATGTATTATGGCAGTTGGGGCGAGTGCAATGTTGTAAAGCTTAACGCGGACATGAAGTCTCTGGGAACATGGCCTGACGGAACCGTCTATAAGAAAGTTACTCCCACGAAAACGGGTGATAATGATTATTTTGAAGCGCCTAAAGTGTTCAAGAGGAACGGGATATACTATATGACTTATGCTGCCGGTGTATGGGCAGATTCAACTTATAAGGTCATGTATGCAACTTCCACCTCTGTAACAGGGCCTTTTGTGCCAAAAGGTATTATGCTGCATACGGATTCTACAACAGCAGATGGACCTGGTCATAATGGTATTGTTCAGTCACCTACAACCAATGAGTGGTACATTGTTTACCATAAGCGTTATCTGAGTAGTTCACAACGCGTACTGGCATTCGATAAATTTGAGTTTAATGCAGATAATACGATTATACCAGTCGAAATGGCAGTGGAAGATAACTTTGATGACGGTAATGATACAGGGTGGACCAAATATGGCGGTACATGGACAGTATCAGGCGGTCAGTATCATATAGCATCAAATCCAGGTGCCAAAGCTCTTCTGGACACCAATTTCTCAGATTTGATTTATGAAGCTGATGTGACACCAGGTTCGACCGGCAATGCGGGTCTGGTATTTAGGGTATCAAATCCTGGAACAGGTAGTGATGCTTACCAAGGCTACTATGCTGGACTCGATGTTCCTAATCAGAAGGTGCTGATCGGGAAGGCAAACAACAACTGGACATCGCTTGCCACTGCTACTATGAGCTTAACGGCTAATACAAAGTATCATGTTAAAATTGTTGCACAAGATGAATTCATTAAGGTTTATGTTGGTGACATGACTACACCTAAGATTAGTGTGACGGATTCAACCCATATTGGGGGTAAGGTAGGTGTTAGGACATTTGATTCAACTGCAAAATTTGATAATATTTCAGTTCAAAGCAGCCAATATGAAACAGAAAATTTAAGTATAAGCGCAACCTCGGGCGACAAACACGCCAATTTCGGAAATGGGTCCGGTCCGGACCTCAATCTGAGCGGTGGATATGGAACTGCGTTGGAAGCTGATGCAGTCAATGACTATGTGACATACACGGTGAATGTGCCTGAGGCACGCAGCTATAGTGTAAGGGTCGGTGTGAAAAAGGGACCCAACAGGGGGCAGTTCCAGCTGTCGGTAAACGATGTAAATCACGGTTCGGTTCAGGATTTATATGCAACTGGATTAAACTACGCGGAACTGAATGTGGCCAATATAACCTTCAGCTCGGCAGGCAATAAATCTTTCAAGTTTAATATTGCAGGTAAAAATGGTTCAAGCTCAGCCTACCATCTGTTACTTGATTATATTAAACTAGTACCAAACTGA
- a CDS encoding response regulator transcription factor: MYSVIIIDDEPWAIKGIRNAFNWQQYGFEIIGQFTSAHKAIEFISEESPDLVFTDIRMPEISGLDLMRMTKDRGLDVDFVVVSGFAEFAYAQEAIRYGALDYCLKPLDMELADPLIEKLALHFSKKRSLRNNLILEALTAPDKSDLKRLTPFFDRTSDDYLRVVIVYSDREKKDGQAIKFGDAAHTLEVEFGSRKTMYILKSDKRSELDVQLDTAIFTDSHIKSIGISSISTNYDQMSKLIKESDLAASQTFLNEDKGIFEYEPKLSLVNPFIDSIASSMKEKKFEDMDDIIQKMKIFFTLHHLGMGEVVYLWNQVVSSLVGTYYEELKDMELDFLNYSELKERFENFESLCSFLHDIFIYLKQLNSQSMHESDKNAYFAQMVKYIDNHYQDELYLKDLSVKFLINQVYCCQLFKKVLGKTFSGYVTDLRIKKACELLKRSELSIEEIATKVGYFDYYYFNKVFKKQCGITPTKFRKS; the protein is encoded by the coding sequence ATGTATAGTGTAATTATTATTGATGATGAACCTTGGGCGATAAAAGGAATACGGAATGCCTTTAACTGGCAGCAATACGGGTTCGAAATCATAGGTCAATTTACAAGTGCCCATAAGGCGATTGAGTTCATATCCGAGGAATCTCCTGATCTCGTCTTTACAGATATTAGAATGCCTGAAATTTCCGGCCTTGATCTTATGAGGATGACGAAAGACAGGGGATTGGATGTTGACTTCGTAGTTGTAAGCGGTTTCGCCGAGTTTGCTTACGCACAAGAGGCCATAAGATATGGTGCGCTGGATTATTGTCTCAAACCCTTAGATATGGAGTTGGCAGATCCCTTAATTGAAAAGCTGGCCTTGCACTTCTCCAAGAAGCGAAGCCTTCGAAATAACCTTATTTTAGAGGCGCTTACCGCACCTGACAAAAGTGATTTAAAACGTTTGACGCCATTTTTTGATCGTACATCGGACGATTATTTGCGTGTCGTTATCGTGTATTCCGATCGTGAGAAAAAGGATGGTCAAGCCATTAAGTTTGGCGATGCAGCGCATACCTTAGAAGTTGAATTTGGCTCAAGAAAGACAATGTACATTCTCAAAAGTGATAAGAGATCAGAGTTGGATGTGCAATTGGATACTGCCATATTCACAGATTCGCATATAAAATCAATAGGAATTAGCTCCATTTCTACGAATTATGATCAAATGTCCAAACTAATCAAGGAATCCGATCTTGCAGCTTCACAAACATTTTTGAATGAAGATAAAGGGATATTTGAATATGAGCCAAAGCTTAGTTTGGTTAATCCGTTTATAGATAGCATTGCTTCTAGTATGAAAGAGAAAAAGTTTGAAGACATGGATGACATCATTCAGAAAATGAAGATTTTCTTCACTTTGCATCATTTAGGCATGGGAGAAGTCGTTTATTTATGGAATCAAGTGGTCAGCAGCTTGGTGGGCACCTATTACGAAGAGTTGAAGGACATGGAGCTTGATTTCCTCAATTACTCTGAACTGAAAGAGCGATTTGAAAACTTTGAGTCCTTATGCAGCTTTTTACATGACATTTTCATATACTTAAAGCAACTAAACAGCCAGTCCATGCATGAAAGCGATAAGAACGCTTATTTTGCCCAGATGGTGAAATACATCGACAATCATTATCAGGACGAGTTATATCTGAAAGATTTGTCTGTCAAATTTCTGATTAACCAAGTGTACTGCTGCCAACTGTTCAAAAAAGTTTTGGGCAAAACCTTTTCGGGATATGTAACCGATTTGAGAATCAAAAAAGCTTGTGAGCTATTGAAGCGATCAGAGTTGTCCATTGAAGAAATTGCAACTAAAGTAGGTTATTTTGACTATTATTATTTCAATAAAGTATTTAAGAAACAATGTGGGATAACGCCTACGAAATTCAGAAAAAGTTGA